A DNA window from Brassica napus cultivar Da-Ae chromosome C1, Da-Ae, whole genome shotgun sequence contains the following coding sequences:
- the LOC106428295 gene encoding uridine kinase-like protein 4: MGSNSVADMIQASSKVHFSGFHVNGHVNGLEQKAVSKETISASGEIQRQPFVIGVAGGAASGKTTVCDMIIQQLHDQRLVLINQDSFYHSLTEEELARVHEYNFDHPDAFDTDHLLSCMEKLRQGEAVDIPKYDCKIYKSSVFRRVNPTDVIILEGILLFHDPRVRRLMNMKIFVCTDSDVRLERRIRRDTVENGRDIGTVLDQYSKFVKPAFDDFILPTKKYADIIIPRGGNNHVAVDLIVQHICTKLGQHDLCKIYPNLYVIHSTFQIRGMHTLIRDAQTTKHDFVFYSDRLIRLVVEHGLGHLPFTEKQVITPTGCVYSGVDFCKRLCGVSVIRSGESMENALRACCKGIKIGKILIHREGDNGQQLIYEKLPNDISERHVLLLDPILGTGNSAVEAINLLISKGVPEGNIVFLNLISAPQGVHVVCEKFPRIKIVTSEIDNGLNEEFRVIPGMGEFGDRYFGTDDD; this comes from the exons ATGGGTTCTAACTCCGTTGCTGACATGATTCAAGCCTCCTCCAAGGTTCATTTTTCTGGTTTCCATGTGAACGGGCACGTGAATGGATTGGAGCAAAAGGCAGTTTCCAAGGAAACCATTTCTGCATCAGGAGAGATCCAAAGACAGCCTTTTGTGATAG GTGTTGCTGGAGGCGCAGCATCGGGTAAGACTACTGTCTGTGATATGATTATCCAGCAACTGCATGATCAGCGTCTTGTACTTATTAATCAG GACTCGTTCTATCATAGTTTGACTGAAGAAGAACTTGCTAGAGTTCATGAATACAACTTTGACCATCCGG ACGCATTTGATACGGACCATTTGCTATCTTGTATGGAGAAATTGAGGCAAGGTGAAGCGGTAGATATTCCCAAATATGATTGCAAAATTTACAAGAGCAGTGTCTTCAGAAGG GTAAACCCTACGGATGTAATAATTCTTGAAGGGATACTTTTGTTCCATGATCCTCGTGTCCGAAGATTGATGAACATGAAGATTTTTGTTTGTACag ATTCTGACGTTCGTCTGGAAAGAAGGATAAGAAGAGATACTGTCGAGAATGGAAGAGATATCGGCACAGTACTTGACCAG TACTCAAAGTTTGTAAAGCCTGCTTTTGATGACTTCATTCTTCCGACGAAGAAATATGCAGATATTATAATCCCTCGTGGTGGGAACAATCATGTAGCTGTTGACTTAATTGTGCAACATATATGCACCAAGCTGGGTCAACATGATCTCTGTAAAATATATCCTAATCTCTATGTTATACACTCAACATTTCAG ATACGAGGGATGCACACCCTTATACGAGACGCTCAGACAACCAAACATGATTTTGTCTTTTATTCTGATCGTTTGATTCGGCTG GTCGTCGAACATGGTCTTGGACATCTTCCTTTTACTGAAAAGCAAGTGATCACTCCAACTG GATGTGTATATTCTGGTGTGGATTTCTGTAAACGGTTATGTGGTGTCTCCGTGATTAGGAG CGGTGAGAGCATGGAGAATGCGCTGCGAGCATGTTGCAAGGGTATCAAGATCGGGAAGATCCTAATTCACAGAGAAGGCGACAATGGTCAACAG CTCATCTATGAGAAGCTACCAAACGATATCTCGGAGAGACACGTCCTACTGTTGGATCCTATCCTCGGCACAG GAAACTCAGCAGTTGAAGCTATCAATCTTCTTATTAGCAAAGGTGTACCCGAGGGAAACATTGTATTTCTAAACCTTATCTCA GCACCTCAAGGTGTTCATGTGGTCTGCGAAAAATTCCCAAGAATAAAGATAGTGACATCTGAGATCGATAATGGGTTAAACGAAGAGTTTCGTGTTATTCCTGGAATGGGCGAGTTTGGGGACCGATATTTTGGCACAGACGACGACTAG